From the genome of Anoplopoma fimbria isolate UVic2021 breed Golden Eagle Sablefish chromosome 1, Afim_UVic_2022, whole genome shotgun sequence, one region includes:
- the c5ar1 gene encoding C5a anaphylatoxin chemotactic receptor 1, producing the protein MEYHEYSITVDYDDNYTIVFPTNVTPEIQPVQIAALFFYGLVILLGVPGNALVVWVTGFCMPRSVTSIWFLNLALIDLLCCLSLPLLMVPLAHDDHWHFGPLACTLVKSLFHLVLYCSVLQLVLISVDRWMLVSRPVWCQNKRRPKQAVCWCVIVWCLALVGSIPQFIYTKQIKVGDDKRECLTVYSSLSAWLVTSYRFLVGFIIPFVVIVACHLVVYKRAEGGMSRARNRSKRTLRVIIGVVLSFFLCWLPLHIVDFLILTTPRNSSHSPKLYLAHVLALSLAYFNSCLNPLLYVCLGRGFKESICRSMRNVLQFISEDPATRMSMTTNDTKSSSNGKETSKI; encoded by the coding sequence ATGGAATACCATGAATACTCCATTACAGTAGATTATGATGATAATTACACAATTGTGTTTCCTACCAATGTGACACCTGAGATTCAACCGGTCCAGATTGCAGCTCTGTTCTTCTACGGCCTCGTCATCCTGCTGGGTGTCCCGGGTAATGCCTTGGTGGTGTGGGTGACGGGCTTCTGCATGCCCCGCTCCGTCACCTCCATCTGGTTCCTCAACCTGGCTCTGATCGACCTTCTGTgctgcctctccctccccctgctCATGGTCCCTCTGGCCCACGACGACCACTGGCACTTTGGTCCACTGGCCTGCACGCTGGTCAAAAGCCTGTTCCACCTGGTGCTGTACTGCAGCGTCCTGCAGCTGGTCCTGATCAGCGTGGATCGCTGGATGCTGGTCAGCAGACCCGTCTGGTGTCAGAACAAAAGGCGACCCAAGCAAGCCGTCTGCTGGTGCGTAATCGTCTGGTGCTTGGCCCTGGTGGGCAGCATCCCCCAGTTCATCTACACCAAGCAGATCAAGGTAGGGGATGACAAGCGGGAGTGCCTGACGGTGTACAGTTCACTCAGCGCCTGGCTGGTCACCTCCTACCGCTTCCTGGTGGGATTCATCATCCCCTTCGTGGTGATCGTGGCCTGCCACTTGGTGGTGTACAAGAGAGCAGAGGGCGGGATGTCCAGAGCTCGGAACCGCTCCAAGCGCACCCTGCGCGTAATCATCGGGGTGGTGCTCAGCTTCTTCCTGTGCTGGCTCCCGCTGCACATCGTGGACTTCCTCATATTAACTACGCCTAGGAATTCCAGCCACAGCCCCAAACTTTACCTGGCACATGTTTTAGCACTGAGCCTGGCTTATTTCAACAGCTGCCTCAACCCGCTGCTCTACGTGTGTCTGGGTCGGGGCTTCAAGGAAAGCATTTGTCGCTCCATGCGCAACGTGCTGCAGTTCATCAGCGAGGACCCGGCCACGAGGATGAGCATGACCACTAACGACACCAAGAGCTCCAGCAATGGAAAGGAGACGAGCAAAATCTGA